One window from the genome of Spiractinospora alimapuensis encodes:
- a CDS encoding DUF6104 family protein, with amino-acid sequence MYYTDRGIEELEQRRGEEEVTLAWLADQLRIFTDIHPEHETAVERLATWLARPDDEDE; translated from the coding sequence GTGTACTACACCGACCGGGGGATCGAGGAGCTGGAGCAACGCCGGGGCGAGGAGGAAGTGACCCTTGCCTGGCTCGCTGACCAGCTACGCATCTTCACCGACATCCATCCGGAGCACGAGACCGCGGTGGAACGGCTGGCGACCTGGTTGGCCCGACCGGATGACGAAGACGAGTGA
- a CDS encoding DUF4097 family beta strand repeat-containing protein: MARWSIEDSMTRTLDGIVALHVRIVGGRVNILPTQDLVSFEVSEVSGPPILATHEAGILTLTYEDLTRNGIFDRIRDTKLGAYRRLGRRAATLYLRVPPDCPVEVATVSGDVVAAGLTARTAIRSASGNVTLDDMAGSVDVNTASGNLDIRDMAGNLKFNSVSGDLAIAGGNLSDLSAKTGSGQLLGDVDVRSAGRVRLASVSGDIALRVPGDTSASVDLRTATGKLNTEFTLENRDKRAYRRMGGNVGSGVDPASVTTTTVSGSVDLLRRAPDAPAAIPRGSEE; this comes from the coding sequence ATGGCACGGTGGAGCATCGAGGACTCGATGACCCGCACGCTCGACGGAATCGTCGCGCTACACGTGCGGATCGTGGGTGGGCGGGTCAACATCCTCCCCACCCAGGACTTGGTCAGCTTCGAGGTGAGCGAGGTCTCGGGTCCCCCGATCCTGGCCACGCATGAGGCGGGAATTCTGACCCTCACCTACGAGGACTTGACCCGTAACGGCATTTTCGACCGCATCCGGGACACCAAGCTCGGCGCCTACCGCCGACTGGGACGCCGTGCGGCGACCCTGTACCTTCGGGTTCCACCCGACTGCCCGGTGGAGGTCGCCACGGTGTCGGGTGACGTCGTGGCGGCGGGGCTCACCGCACGCACCGCGATCCGCAGCGCGTCGGGGAACGTGACCCTGGACGACATGGCGGGGTCGGTCGACGTGAACACGGCCTCCGGCAACCTCGACATCCGAGACATGGCCGGAAACCTGAAGTTCAACAGCGTGAGCGGGGATCTCGCCATCGCCGGCGGCAACCTGTCCGACCTGTCGGCGAAGACCGGGTCCGGGCAGCTTCTCGGCGATGTCGACGTGCGTTCCGCGGGTCGGGTCCGACTCGCCTCGGTGTCCGGCGACATCGCCCTCCGGGTTCCGGGTGACACCTCCGCGAGCGTCGACCTGCGTACCGCTACCGGCAAGCTGAACACCGAGTTCACGTTGGAGAACCGGGACAAGAGGGCCTACCGCCGGATGGGCGGCAACGTGGGCAGCGGAGTCGATCCGGCGTCGGTGACCACGACGACGGTGTCGGGCTCCGTGGACCTGCTGCGCCGCGCACCCGACGCGCCTGCCGCGATCCCCAGGGGAAGTGAGGAGTAA